The DNA sequence ATTAATGCTACTACTTTTGCAACAACAGATTATAACATTCCTACTACTAAGTATATTGGTGACTGGGGTGCATGGTATGCGGGAAGACTTGCGTACAGTAATCAGCAAAATGCACTTTACTGGATCAACTCTATCAGCGCTTTTGCTTCTGGAACTCAGATTGTGAGATTTGATGTTACTAATAAAACTTTCAACGAAAATTTTGCGGCTATTCCAGGGCAGACGGGAACATATAAGCAGATTCCTTATGGGGCAGCATTACGTGTTAATCCTGTTACAGATGAATTGATTTTGAATACCACAGAAAGTGGATATGGAGCACATTATCAGAAAAACTGGGTGCACACATTTAATAATTCAGGAGTTCTTACCAATACTAAAATATTAAATGATTATTACTGGTTTCCTGCAATTACTGTATTCCCGGATAATAATGCTCCAGTCATAAAAAGTACATTCCCATCTCAAACAACTGTAAACAGCACAACTACAATTGACCTGAAAACAGTGGTTTCTGATACAGATAACTTATCATTGGCTATCGTAAAAACTGTAAAATCAAATACGAATTCAGCTGTTGTTACAGCGGTAATCAATACAAACGATGAGCTTGTTTTGACGCCGCAGAGTACGGGTACGGCTACTGTTGTATTAAGTTTCAATTCTAATGGAAAGGTGGTTGAAAAATCTCTTACCGTAAATGCAAGTGTTTCTACGTTGGGAACAGCTGAGGTTAAAAAACTTGAATTGGGTATCTATCCTAATCCTGCTACAGATATTCTTAATATCAAAACTCAGGATAAAGTAATGAGTACTGTGGTTTATGATGGATCAGGGAAGGTGGTTAATACCCGCTTTAGCAATGGACAGATTAATGTGAGTACACTTACTAATGGTGTATATATTCTAAAGGTGGTTACTGATAAAGCAGTTTACCAGCAGAAGTTTATTAAGAACTAATCTGTAAAGGATACTTTAAATATATAAGCTCCTACCACACACTGGTAGGGGCTTTTTTAATCTGGATAGTCCTTCGATGTAAGAATATTGGAGAATAAGAAATAGATATCTACGCTATAATATATTCTTATTGACTTCGATTAGGTATGAATGATGGATTGTGATAAAGAGAGTAGATGTATGAGATGATATGGTGTTGATCCATATGCAGGGAATTGTAAAATAAAATCCGGCAGGCTTTTAGCCTGCCGGATTCATTATATATGTATATCTTTTTACTTAATCATAATTTTACGAGAGTAGGCTTTTCCTTCCTTCGTCGTAAGGGTCATGATGTAAACTCCTTGAGGCAATGTAGACTCAAATGTTTTTGATTTTAGTTTGGTACGATAAACTTCTTTTCCTGATGTATTGATTAAAGCAACTTCAGATCCTTCTACAGGTACGTTTCCGTCAAGGGTAACTTGTCCGTCCTTGCTGTAAGCCATTAAGCTGATGTGTGGATCTTTATATTGGTATGCGTAATAAATACGGAAACCACCGTTAAGGTTAAGAAGACCTGAATTAAGACTTATTTTAACACGGTCAAAAGGCTTGTTCATTGTAAGTTCAAGCGCTCCTCTGCTTGCATCTGTGCCTCCAAGCTTAAGAACGTCATCGTTAATGTTCATGTAATCATTGTTTGAAACATCTCCAAGAAATGTCTCTACAGATACTCCACCGATTAACTGAGCAGTTAGAATAGATTGATCTGTACCAATTCCAATAACAAGTTTGTTGGTGTCTGCAATTATGTTGGTTGTAGAGAAAATAAGGGTTTGCTCTGTTCTTCCTAGTAGTCCAATGGGAACGAGTAAGGTAGAATAATCAGTCTCATTACTTCCCACAGCATTTTCGGGGTTTTGTACAAAACAAGCTACACAAATACCGTAAGCTCTGTTTGTTTGGCTGCTGGCATACACTTTATTAAGTTGTGCAAAAGACATGGCGTTCATAAGGAACAGTAGAGAAGCCAGTACTACTTTTTTGGTCATACTTTGGCCTGCGAATAGATTTGTTTTCATGGGTAAAAATTTAATTTTTAGTTTTTATAAAGTTACACATAAAATGATTATGTTGTTGAATTTATTTCATTTTTATGTGATTTAGAGTCGCTTTATTTTTTTTAAACACCGGGAAATCAGCTTTAAATTTGAAAATTGGTTATTTATAACCATAAAAAAGGGTTATTAATTTAATAATTAATTAATACTAAAGGCTAATTAATCCTAATTTGCGATATCTCCATTCTTTGAAAAAATAAAACTCCTTACCACTTGAGTAAAGAGTTTTGTAATAGATATGATGAAGGGTATTCCCCTTAGCTTTTCTTTGATCCTTTAATATTAGGTAAGAATGCCGTTATTATTCCCATGAGAGGTAAAAAGGCACAGATTTTAAAGACATATTCAATACTGGTGTCATCTGCTACAGCACCTAATACTGCAGAACCGATTCCCCCCATTC is a window from the Chryseobacterium sp. T16E-39 genome containing:
- a CDS encoding T9SS type A sorting domain-containing protein, with the protein product MKTNLFAGQSMTKKVVLASLLFLMNAMSFAQLNKVYASSQTNRAYGICVACFVQNPENAVGSNETDYSTLLVPIGLLGRTEQTLIFSTTNIIADTNKLVIGIGTDQSILTAQLIGGVSVETFLGDVSNNDYMNINDDVLKLGGTDASRGALELTMNKPFDRVKISLNSGLLNLNGGFRIYYAYQYKDPHISLMAYSKDGQVTLDGNVPVEGSEVALINTSGKEVYRTKLKSKTFESTLPQGVYIMTLTTKEGKAYSRKIMIK